One Coffea arabica cultivar ET-39 chromosome 5c, Coffea Arabica ET-39 HiFi, whole genome shotgun sequence DNA window includes the following coding sequences:
- the LOC140007802 gene encoding uncharacterized protein, whose translation MAEKLAPEKRHSFTHNGQKVFEWDQTLEEVNIYIPLPANVPKKLFYSKIESKHLEVGIKGNPPYLNHDLTNPVKTDCSFWTLEDDTMHITLQKRDIGQTWPSPIMGQGQLDPYATDMEQKRLMLQRFQEENPGFDFSQAQFSGSCPDPRTFMGGIRSS comes from the exons ATGGCAGagaaattggctcctgagaaGCGCCATAGCTTCACCCACAACG GGCAAAAGGTGTTTGAGTGGGATCAAACGCTTGAAGAAGTTAACATTTACATCCCACTCCCAGCAAATGTTCCTAAGAAGCTATTTTACAGCAAGATTGAATCTAAACATTTGGAAGTTGGGATTAAAGGCAACCCTCCTTATCTTAAT catGATCTTACTAACCCAGTGAAGACTGATTGTTCATTTTGGACTCTAG AGGATGACACAATGCACATAACTCTGCAGAAAAGGGATATAGGTCAGACATGGCCTTCTCCAATAATGGGACAAGGCCAGTTGGATCCTTACGCCACAGACATGGAACAGAAACGCCTTATGCTTCAGAGATTTCAAGAGGAG AACCCTGGCTTTGACTTCTCACAAGCTCAGTTCAGTGGGAGTTGTCCGGACCCAAGAACCTTCATGGGTGGAATACGCTCAAGTTGA
- the LOC113690678 gene encoding ultraviolet-B receptor UVR8: MQRLIKSKAGLSSGLTRRWLTTTTSGGTKTTVMCFGDGSHGALGLPSSVMGLGSDAYEPTPIQGLPDNISSIAASHYHSLAVTSDGHVWSWGRNHESQLGRSPLSSRETWNEPKKVEGLDQVRIEATFASGVISAAIGEDGSLWVWGKSKRGQLGLGGGVIDAVLPTRVEALAGEDVVKVSLGWGHALALTQHGKLFGWGYYADGRLGRIGKSFESSPLDSVTGKFRPSKEISNPMLEAAEKLVLEGIEKEKDMPIIWEPSLIEELRDVEVVDVSCGLDHSLVLCGDGTLLSSGSNVYGQLGRVNQDSGMHPVDIKFRPLSIASGMGHSFAICQNHASDFTEDSPIIVSWGWNHNSQLGRNGPANIPLVVEALSSETPITVSGGRAHSVAITARKELWTWGCGRNGRLGLGSSADEPEPMVVEDLEGSEVMEAVAGFDHSLVLIGE; this comes from the exons atGCAAAGGCTGATAAAGTCTAAAGCGGGTCTTTCAAGCGGGCTGACCCGCCGATGGCTGACCACCACCACCAGCGGTGGAACCAAAACGACTGTAATGTGCTTTGGAGACGGAAGCCACGGCGCGTTGGGCCTGCCCTCGTCCGTTATGGGCCTGGGCTCCGACGCCTACGAACCCACTCCAATTCAAGGCCTTCCGGATAATATCTCAAGCATCGCCGCCAGCCATTACCATTCCCTCGCCGTCACCTCCGACGGCCATGTCTGGTCTTGGGGCCGTAACCATGAATCCCAACTCGGCCGCAGCCCTCTTTCTTCCAG AGAGACGTGGAACGAACCTAAGAAAGTAGAAGGGTTGGATCAAGTTAGGATTGAAGCCACATTTGCGTCTGGAGTCATTTCTGCAGCTATTGGAGAAGATGGTTCACTATGGGTCTGGGGGAAGTCCAAGCGCGGGCAGCTTGGCTTAGGAGGAGGAGTTATTGATGCTGTTTTACCTACTAGAGTTGAAGCACTTGCTGGAGAAGATGTTGTTAAG GTCTCACTAGGTTGGGGACATGCACTTGCACTTACTCAACATGGAAAGTTGTTTGGATGGGGTTACTATGCTGATGGAAGATTAGGGAGAATTGGGAAGTCATTTGAGTCCTCTCCATTGGATTCAGTTACTGGTAAATTTCGACCTTCGAAAGAAATTTCAAATCCAATGCTTGAAGCTGCTGAGAAGCTGGTCTTGGAAGGTATTGAGAAAGAAAAGGACATGCCAATCATTTGGGAACCCAGTTTAATTGAAGAACTACGTGATGTTGAAGTTGTAGATGTGTCATGTGGGCTTGACCATTCCCTGGTTCTTTGTG GGGATGGAACTCTTTTAAGTAGTGGGAGCAATGTGTATGGCCAGTTGGGTAGAGTAAACCAAGATTCAGGGATGCATCCAGTTGACATAAAGTTCCGTCCTCTTTCTATAGCATCGGGTATGGGGCATTCTTTTGCAATCTGTCAGAATCACGCATCAGACTTTACTGAAGATTCACCAATCATTGTTTCATGGGGATGGAACCACAATTCTCAACTTGGGAGAAATGGTCCAGCAAATATCCCGCTGGTGGTTGAAGCACTTTCTAGTGAGACACCTATTACAGTATCAGGGGGACGGGCTCATTCAGTGGCTATCACAGCTAGGAAAGAACTTTGGACTTGGGGCTGTGGTAGAAATGGTAGACTTGGCTTGGGCAGCTCGGCTGATGAACCAGAACCTATGGTAGTTGAAGATCTGGAAGGTTCTGAAGTTATGGAAGCTGTTGCAGGTTTTGATCATAGTCTTGTTCTCATTGGGGAATGA
- the LOC140007801 gene encoding uncharacterized protein isoform X2, with product MKDEAVSSSRDPIIPRKSSSPPPTPTPAASSAGASSPALPANAGSTDWLGQGQGSKGGSLSRIGSQPMWTSLSTSAGGSALGTSQPSCRPWERGDLLRRLSTFKPENWFGKPKAASSLACARRGWVNTNLDTIECESCGGNLNFISPATWTPSEADCAGEDFSKKLDEEHKVTCPWRGNCCAESLVQFPPTPPSALIGGFKDRCDGLLQFPSLPVVAASAVEQIRISRGSEVDRLLAQPQIFVGGESGFRSDFTSGNENTRDDIFFPYSRAQKLISLCGWEPRWLPNVQDCEEHSAQSARNGHSVGPAKCYGPPRDTSRGKKAMSTSTRKKFVKNDVLGPNSKGESRSPLLDCSLCGATVRIWEFLTVARPSGFAPNSIDVPETSKKMQLTRGVSAASGISGWVATDVLEKEQTEDRDEAATTDEGKSLSNMGVDLNLSMAGGLPSSQLGMNVTSENYQDVHRGRDIIIGQPSSSEVGDRAASYESRGPSSRKRNLDEGGSTVDRPQLVMQQADSVEGTVIDRDGDEVDDGKEYSAGPSKRARGLDIFDTHYSSYQMDSSGAGPSQQFGFEIGSDAPRDDLFNQGHELMLGIQSTRDSTHVSSVIAMDTVCHSPDNDSMESVENYPVDVDDVNFPSTSYLRFTDLNETSELNYSNQAQQSTCPGVMRNVGEMGVSSTNDEEVVNADTATAHGRDGPSFGISGGSVGMGASHEAEIHGTDASVHRADSVVGDVEPIAEITENQGMTGEFAPDPGLMGDFVPEEMDREDAHGDSQDLMSGSVGRADSGSKIIGSAKAESFESGEKTSNVHLNPQENRIHPSLSCNAILCSGFDASKEEVTQAGKTAPSEEYGFFESGYLVVNGTGPPNGESNYEETIEFDPIKHHNHFCPWVNGNVAAAGCSSSSGSGSSAGALAVCGWQLTLDALDAFQSLGNVPIQTVESESAASLYKDLNGLGRPASFSFEFTH from the exons ATGAAAGACGAAGCTGTGAGCTCATCTCGGGACCCTATTATACCCCGTAAATCTTCTTCTCCTCCCCCTACTCCTACACCTGCTGCCAG TTCTGCAGGGGCATCTTCTCCTGCACTTCCAGCCAATGCTGGGAGCACAGATTGGTTGGGTCAAGGACAGGGATCTAAAGGGGGTTCTCTGTCCCGCATTGGGTCACAGCCCATGTGGACTTCACTGAGCACCAGTGCTGGTGGTTCTGCACTAGGAACATCACAACCTTCATGCAGGCCCTGGGAAAGGGGTGATTTACTTAGGCGTCTCTCTACATTTAAACCTGAAAATTGGTTCGGAAAGCCCAAG GCTGCAAGTTCACTAGCTTGTGCCAGAAGAGGCTGGGTAAACACAAATCTTGATACAATTGAATGCGAGTCTTGTGGTGGTAATCTGAACTTTATTTCTCCAGCAACCTGGACTCCTTCTgaag CTGACTGTGCTGGGgaagatttttcaaagaaacTTGATGAAGAGCACAAAGTCACTTGTCCATGGAGGGGAAACTGCTGCGCAGAAAGTTTGGTGCAGTTCCCTCCTACTCCTCCTTCAGCTCTGATTGGTGGGTTTAAGGATCGATGTGATGGACTGCTCCAGTTCCCCTCCCTTCCTGTTGTGGCTGCATCTGCAGTTGAGCAGATAAGGATATCTCGGGGCTCAGAAGTTGACCGCCTTTTAGCTCAGCCGCAGATATTTGTTGGTGGTGAATCTGGCTTTAGGTCTGACTTTACATCCGGAAATGAGAATACTAGAGATGATATCTTCTTTCCATACTCTCGC GCCCAAAAGTTGATAAGTCTGTGTGGATGGGAGCCAAGGTGGCTTCCAAATGTTCAAGACTGTGAAGAACATTCTGCTCAGTCTGCTAGGAATGGGCACTCTGTTGGTCCAGCAAAATGTTATGGTCCTCCGCGAGATACTAGCCGTGGCAAGAAGGCAATGTCTACTTCGACAAGAAAAAAGTTTGTTAAAAATGATGTTCTTGGCCCTAATTCCAAAGGTGAATCTAGATCACCTTTGTTGGATTGTAGCTTATGTGGAGCCACAGTGAGAATTTGGGAATTCCTCACTGTTGCGCGTCCATCTGGCTTTGCTCCCAATAGCATTGATGTTCCTGAAACCAGCAAGAAGATGCAATTGACACGTGGAGTAAGTGCGGCAAGTGGAATCAGCGGATGGGTTGCAACTGATGTTTTGGAAAAGGAGCAGACAGAGGACCGTGATGAAGCTGCCACAACAGATGAGGGGAAATCGTTGTCGAACATGGGCGTGGATCTCAACCTTTCAATGGCTGGTGGTTTACCGTCTTCACAGTTAGGCATGAATGTGACATCTGAAAATTACCAAGATGTGCATAGAGGAAGAGATATCATAATTGGGCAACCTTCTAGTAGCGAGGTTGGTGATCGTGCAGCTTCATATGAATCTCGAGGTCCTAGTTCTCGCAAGCGGAACTTAGATGAAGGTGGAAGCACAGTTGACAGGCCACAGCTAGTGATGCAACAGGCGGATAGTGTTGAAGGAACTGTTATTGATCGTGATGGTGATGAAGTCGATGATGGTAAAGAGTACTCAGCTGGTCCTTCAAAACGTGCCCGTGGTTTAGATATTTTTGATACTCATTATTCATCATATCAAATGGACTCATCTGGTGCTGGTCCTAGCCAGCAATTTGGATTTGAGATAGGATCAGATGCTCCAAGAGATGATCTTTTCAACCAAGGGCATGAGCTAATGCTTGGCATTCAATCTACTAGAGATTCGACACATGTTTCCTCAGTTATTGCAATGGATACAGTCTGCCACAGTCCCGATAATGATTCGATGGAAAGTGTTGAAAACTATCCTGTAGATGTGGATGATGTCAATTTCCCTTCTACATCATATTTAAGATTCACTGATCTGAATGAAACATCAGAACTGAACTACAGCAACCAAGCACAGCAGAGTACCTGTCCGGGTGTAATGAGGAATGTTGGTGAAATGGGTGTGAGTAGCACTAATGATGAAGAAGTGGTGAATGCAGATACTGCCACTGCTCACGGAAGAGATGGCCCCAGTTTTGGGATTAGTGGAGGGAGTGTAGGGATGGGTGCCAGTCATGAAGCTGAAATTCATGGAACAGATGCTTCTGTGCACCGAGCAGATAGTGTTGTGGGTGATGTGGAACCAATAGCTGAAATCACTGAAAATCAGGGTATGACTGGTGAATTTGCACCAGATCCAGGGCTTATGGGTGATTTTGTCCCTGAAGAAATGGACCGAGAAGATGCTCATGGTGATAGTCAAGATCTGATGTCTGGCTCAGTAGGAAGAGCAGATAGTGGCTCAAAAATTATTGGTTCAGCCAAGGCAGAGTCCTTTGAAAGTGGTGAGAAGACAAGTAACGTGCACTTAAACCCCCAGGAAAACAGGATTCATCCTTCTCTTTCTTGCAATGCCATTTTATGTTCTGGTTTTGATGCATCAAAAGAAGAAGTTACTCAGGCTGGGAAAACAGCGCCTTCTGAAGAATATGGATTTTTTGAATCAGGATATTTGGTTGTGAATGGGACAG GCCCTCCCAACGGAGAAAGCAACTATGAAGAGACGATTGAGTTTGATCCAATTAAGCATCACAATCACTTCTGTCCATGGGTTAATGGAAATGTTGCTGCAGCAGGCTGCAGTAGTAGTAGTGGTTCTGGCTCCAGTGCTGGTGCTCTGGCTGTCTGTGGTTGGCAGCTGACTTTAGATGCTTTGGATGCTTTTCAGTCACTTGGAAATGTTCCCATTCAAACTGTGGAATCTGAATCAGCGGCTTCCCTGTACAAG GACCTCAATGGCTTAGGACGTCctgcttcattttcttttgagttcACTCATTAA
- the LOC113690679 gene encoding uncharacterized protein, with protein MNFHVHTHHHQLSVPQILHHPFKNFRAVSALKLKESPNVGLKSRRRRTLPLFFDSSKYNSVSASLSPLDLTEDNIKQVLADARVELGQLFDDSVGMTGQAELADLDGPYVKISLRGRFWHKRSTVLARLGNYLKQRIPEILEVDIEDEKQLDDSPENF; from the exons ATGAACTTTCATGTTCATACTCATCATCACCAACTTTCAGTCCCACAAATTCTACATCACCCCTTCAAAAATTTCAGAGCAGTCTCTGCATTAAAGCTCAAAGAAAGTCCAAATGTGGGGTTAAAAAGCCGGAGGAGGAGGACACTGCCATTATTTTTCGACAGTTCAAAGTACAATTCAGTTTCAGCATCACTGTCGCCATTGGATTTGACTGAGGATAATATCAAGCAAGTCTTGGCTGATGCAAGAGTCGAG TTGGGACAACTATTTGACGATTCTGTTGGAATGACAG GACAAGCAGAATTAGCAGACCTGGATGGACCATACGTGAAGATTAGTCTTAGGGGCAGATTTTGGCACAAACGTTCCACCGTTTTAGCTAGACTGGGGAATTACTTGAAACAGAGGATTCCT GAAATTTTGGAGGTAGATATAGAAGATGAGAAGCAGTTGGATGATAGCCCTGAAAATTTCTAA
- the LOC140007799 gene encoding CASP-like protein 2A1: MEDKREKGNNIIVGHQSPMERGMGSPQDADNGSPGMRTAETLLRLLPVTLSVVALVVMLKDSQANDDFGSVSYSDLGAFRYLVHANGICAGYSLLSAILVAVPRPSTLARAWIFFLLDQVLAYAILGAGAVSTEVVYLAYKGDQAVTWSQACGSFNGFCRKATASVAITFVVMLCYAGLSLISSYRLFSKYDAPVGYNNKGIEIAAFRA, encoded by the exons ATGGAGGATAAGAGGGAGAAGGGCAACAATATAATAGTTGGTCATCAGTCTCCAATGGAGAGGGGAATGGGATCGCCACAAGATGCTGATAATGGAAGCCCCGGAATGCGCACTGCTGAGACCTTGCTCAGACTGTTGCCTGTGACCCTCTCAGTTGTGGCACTTGTGGTTATGCTCAAAGACTCCCAAGCTAATGATGATTTTGGCTCTGTCTCCTATTCTGATTTAGGAGCCTTCAG GTATTTGGTACATGCCAATGGTATCTGCGCTGGTTACTCCCTCTTGTCAGCCATTTTAGTGGCTGTACCTCGCCCATCAACCTTGGCTCGAGCATGGATTTTCTTCCTCCTTGACCAG GTGCTCGCATATGCAATTCTAGGGGCAGGTGCTGTGTCCACAGAGGTGGTGTACCTGGCTTATAAAGGAGATCAAGCTGTTACATGGAGTCAAGCTTGTGGATCTTTCAATGGGTTTTGTCGAAAAGCCACAGCTTCCGTAGCCATAACATTTGTCGTAATGCTGTGTTATGCAGGGCTTTCACTGATTTCCTCTTACAGACTCTTCAGCAAATATGATGCACCGGTTGGCTACAATAACAAGGGGATAGAGATTGCTGCTTTCCGGGCCTGA
- the LOC140007801 gene encoding uncharacterized protein isoform X1 encodes MKDEAVSSSRDPIIPRKSSSPPPTPTPAASSAGASSPALPANAGSTDWLGQGQGSKGGSLSRIGSQPMWTSLSTSAGGSALGTSQPSCRPWERGDLLRRLSTFKPENWFGKPKAASSLACARRGWVNTNLDTIECESCGGNLNFISPATWTPSEADCAGEDFSKKLDEEHKVTCPWRGNCCAESLVQFPPTPPSALIGGFKDRCDGLLQFPSLPVVAASAVEQIRISRGSEVDRLLAQPQIFVGGESGFRSDFTSGNENTRDDIFFPYSRAQKLISLCGWEPRWLPNVQDCEEHSAQSARNGHSVGPAKCYGPPRDTSRGKKAMSTSTRKKFVKNDVLGPNSKGESRSPLLDCSLCGATVRIWEFLTVARPSGFAPNSIDVPETSKKMQLTRGVSAASGISGWVATDVLEKEQTEDRDEAATTDEGKSLSNMGVDLNLSMAGGLPSSQLGMNVTSENYQDVHRGRDIIIGQPSSSEVGDRAASYESRGPSSRKRNLDEGGSTVDRPQLVMQQADSVEGTVIDRDGDEVDDGKEYSAGPSKRARGLDIFDTHYSSYQMDSSGAGPSQQFGFEIGSDAPRDDLFNQGHELMLGIQSTRDSTHVSSVIAMDTVCHSPDNDSMESVENYPVDVDDVNFPSTSYLRFTDLNETSELNYSNQAQQSTCPGVMRNVGEMGVSSTNDEEVVNADTATAHGRDGPSFGISGGSVGMGASHEAEIHGTDASVHRADSVVGDVEPIAEITENQGMTGEFAPDPGLMGDFVPEEMDREDAHGDSQDLMSGSVGRADSGSKIIGSAKAESFESGEKTSNVHLNPQENRIHPSLSCNAILCSGFDASKEEVTQAGKTAPSEEYGFFESGYLVVNGTGPPNGESNYEETIEFDPIKHHNHFCPWVNGNVAAAGCSSSSGSGSSAGALAVCGWQLTLDALDAFQSLGNVPIQTVESESAASLYKGDHLAPGRKLLAHHSFSKSHGQS; translated from the exons ATGAAAGACGAAGCTGTGAGCTCATCTCGGGACCCTATTATACCCCGTAAATCTTCTTCTCCTCCCCCTACTCCTACACCTGCTGCCAG TTCTGCAGGGGCATCTTCTCCTGCACTTCCAGCCAATGCTGGGAGCACAGATTGGTTGGGTCAAGGACAGGGATCTAAAGGGGGTTCTCTGTCCCGCATTGGGTCACAGCCCATGTGGACTTCACTGAGCACCAGTGCTGGTGGTTCTGCACTAGGAACATCACAACCTTCATGCAGGCCCTGGGAAAGGGGTGATTTACTTAGGCGTCTCTCTACATTTAAACCTGAAAATTGGTTCGGAAAGCCCAAG GCTGCAAGTTCACTAGCTTGTGCCAGAAGAGGCTGGGTAAACACAAATCTTGATACAATTGAATGCGAGTCTTGTGGTGGTAATCTGAACTTTATTTCTCCAGCAACCTGGACTCCTTCTgaag CTGACTGTGCTGGGgaagatttttcaaagaaacTTGATGAAGAGCACAAAGTCACTTGTCCATGGAGGGGAAACTGCTGCGCAGAAAGTTTGGTGCAGTTCCCTCCTACTCCTCCTTCAGCTCTGATTGGTGGGTTTAAGGATCGATGTGATGGACTGCTCCAGTTCCCCTCCCTTCCTGTTGTGGCTGCATCTGCAGTTGAGCAGATAAGGATATCTCGGGGCTCAGAAGTTGACCGCCTTTTAGCTCAGCCGCAGATATTTGTTGGTGGTGAATCTGGCTTTAGGTCTGACTTTACATCCGGAAATGAGAATACTAGAGATGATATCTTCTTTCCATACTCTCGC GCCCAAAAGTTGATAAGTCTGTGTGGATGGGAGCCAAGGTGGCTTCCAAATGTTCAAGACTGTGAAGAACATTCTGCTCAGTCTGCTAGGAATGGGCACTCTGTTGGTCCAGCAAAATGTTATGGTCCTCCGCGAGATACTAGCCGTGGCAAGAAGGCAATGTCTACTTCGACAAGAAAAAAGTTTGTTAAAAATGATGTTCTTGGCCCTAATTCCAAAGGTGAATCTAGATCACCTTTGTTGGATTGTAGCTTATGTGGAGCCACAGTGAGAATTTGGGAATTCCTCACTGTTGCGCGTCCATCTGGCTTTGCTCCCAATAGCATTGATGTTCCTGAAACCAGCAAGAAGATGCAATTGACACGTGGAGTAAGTGCGGCAAGTGGAATCAGCGGATGGGTTGCAACTGATGTTTTGGAAAAGGAGCAGACAGAGGACCGTGATGAAGCTGCCACAACAGATGAGGGGAAATCGTTGTCGAACATGGGCGTGGATCTCAACCTTTCAATGGCTGGTGGTTTACCGTCTTCACAGTTAGGCATGAATGTGACATCTGAAAATTACCAAGATGTGCATAGAGGAAGAGATATCATAATTGGGCAACCTTCTAGTAGCGAGGTTGGTGATCGTGCAGCTTCATATGAATCTCGAGGTCCTAGTTCTCGCAAGCGGAACTTAGATGAAGGTGGAAGCACAGTTGACAGGCCACAGCTAGTGATGCAACAGGCGGATAGTGTTGAAGGAACTGTTATTGATCGTGATGGTGATGAAGTCGATGATGGTAAAGAGTACTCAGCTGGTCCTTCAAAACGTGCCCGTGGTTTAGATATTTTTGATACTCATTATTCATCATATCAAATGGACTCATCTGGTGCTGGTCCTAGCCAGCAATTTGGATTTGAGATAGGATCAGATGCTCCAAGAGATGATCTTTTCAACCAAGGGCATGAGCTAATGCTTGGCATTCAATCTACTAGAGATTCGACACATGTTTCCTCAGTTATTGCAATGGATACAGTCTGCCACAGTCCCGATAATGATTCGATGGAAAGTGTTGAAAACTATCCTGTAGATGTGGATGATGTCAATTTCCCTTCTACATCATATTTAAGATTCACTGATCTGAATGAAACATCAGAACTGAACTACAGCAACCAAGCACAGCAGAGTACCTGTCCGGGTGTAATGAGGAATGTTGGTGAAATGGGTGTGAGTAGCACTAATGATGAAGAAGTGGTGAATGCAGATACTGCCACTGCTCACGGAAGAGATGGCCCCAGTTTTGGGATTAGTGGAGGGAGTGTAGGGATGGGTGCCAGTCATGAAGCTGAAATTCATGGAACAGATGCTTCTGTGCACCGAGCAGATAGTGTTGTGGGTGATGTGGAACCAATAGCTGAAATCACTGAAAATCAGGGTATGACTGGTGAATTTGCACCAGATCCAGGGCTTATGGGTGATTTTGTCCCTGAAGAAATGGACCGAGAAGATGCTCATGGTGATAGTCAAGATCTGATGTCTGGCTCAGTAGGAAGAGCAGATAGTGGCTCAAAAATTATTGGTTCAGCCAAGGCAGAGTCCTTTGAAAGTGGTGAGAAGACAAGTAACGTGCACTTAAACCCCCAGGAAAACAGGATTCATCCTTCTCTTTCTTGCAATGCCATTTTATGTTCTGGTTTTGATGCATCAAAAGAAGAAGTTACTCAGGCTGGGAAAACAGCGCCTTCTGAAGAATATGGATTTTTTGAATCAGGATATTTGGTTGTGAATGGGACAG GCCCTCCCAACGGAGAAAGCAACTATGAAGAGACGATTGAGTTTGATCCAATTAAGCATCACAATCACTTCTGTCCATGGGTTAATGGAAATGTTGCTGCAGCAGGCTGCAGTAGTAGTAGTGGTTCTGGCTCCAGTGCTGGTGCTCTGGCTGTCTGTGGTTGGCAGCTGACTTTAGATGCTTTGGATGCTTTTCAGTCACTTGGAAATGTTCCCATTCAAACTGTGGAATCTGAATCAGCGGCTTCCCTGTACAAG GGTGATCATCTTGCACCTGGTCGAAAACTCTTGGCACATCACTCATTTAGCAAAAGTCATGGACAAAGCTGA
- the LOC140007800 gene encoding DNA-directed RNA polymerases II, IV and V subunit 12: MDPQPEPVSYICGDCGQENTLKPGDVIQCRECGYRILYKKRTRRIVQYEAR; this comes from the exons ATGGATCCTCAACCTGAGCCAGTCAGCTATATCTGTGGAG ATTGTGGACAAGAGAACACGTTGAAGCCAGGGGACGTGATTCAGTGTAGAGAATGCGGCTATCGTATTCTTTACAAGAAGCGTACCCGTAGAA TTGTTCAGTATGAAGCTCGCTGA